The Methanobrevibacter millerae genome includes the window GGAATTGATTTGGAATTGGACAAAATTTTTAAACAAACATCTGAAGGTTCTTTAATAGATAATGAAAAGAATTTGCCTCAATTGGAAGAAATTAAAGGTCCAATTTACACATTAAAGCCACACACTGCCTATTTGGCAAGCATTAAAAGAAAGGTTAAAATTCCAAAGGGTTATACTATGCTATATCTTCCAAGGTCAACTCTTTTGCGTTCATTCATTTCAGTTCAAACTGCGGTGGGTGATCCAGGATTTTATGGAACATTGATGTTCATGATTTACAACCATGGTGACTTTGAATATAAAATCAAATCTGGAGACAGGATTGCTCAGGCTGTTGTATTTGAAGTTAAGGGTTCCGGTGAATATGACGGTTCCTATCAGGAGGATGAATAATGCAGGTAGCTGAAAGGCTGGTTGAAATTCTAGAAGAAAATGGCATTACCCATATCTTTGGAATTCCTGGCGAACAGATAATGCCTATGTATAGGGCACTGTCCAAATCAAAGATTAATCATATTTTAACAAAACATGAACAGGCCGCCGCACATGCTGCAGATGCATTTACAAGAACTTCTGATGCTGTTGGGGTTTGCATGGCAACTGCAGGTCCTGGAGCGCTGAATTTGGTGATGGGTGTAGCCGCAGCATATAAGGACAATATTCCAATGCTTGTTTTAACTGGAGACAATGACCTGAATATTCGCGATACTGATGCATTCCAGTCTTTCAATCTAAGGGATATCTTTTCAAACATCACTCATGAGAATTACTCCCCATTAAACGGTACTGAAGCGGTATATGCACTTAAGGCAGCATTATATGGTCTTAAGAATAATCCGAAAGGACCTATTCACATTAACTTGTCAAGGGATGTTTTATTGAGTGAAGAGTTTCAGGATTTTGATTTATGTTACCTTTGTGAAAGCGATATGTCTTCTCTGGATGCTGCTCAGGAACTTATCTTAAAAGCCAAAAAACCTTTATTTGTTTTGGGAGCAGGAGCCATCTCTCAGGCGGAAAATATTAAAATGCTTGCAGAAATGTATCAGATACCTGTTGCAACTACATATAATGGACGAGGAATCATTCCTGAAGATAATCCGATTAATTTAGGTTTGGTTGGCATACGGGCTACTCCAAGAGCAAAATATGCAATTGATGAATCCGATTGTGTTATTGCATTAGGTTCAATTGCAAGTGAGAGAACATTTCCCGTTTTGGATGAGGATAAATTCATTCATGTTAATATCAACAAGGATGTCCTGAAAGGTAAATATCAAATTCAGGGCAATGTTGAAGAAGTAATAATGACATTGGAATTCAATAAGGTCGATTGGATTGATGAATTATTGAAAATTGATAATTCAATGATAATTGAAGGAATTGAGGATGATTTAAAACCTCAAGCAGCTATTAAAATTATTTTGAAGACTTTTGAGGATAATATTATCGTTGCTGATGCTGGATCCCACACTACCTGGACAACATTGCTGTACAATGCCAAAAAGCCTAACCACTTTTTATTCCCTGCAGCAACCGCACCAATGGGTTATGGACTTCCTGCAGGAATTGGGGCGGCTATTGCAACAGATGAAAAAATCATTGTCATTAATGGTGATGGCGACTTTCAAATGAACTTGCAGGAGCTTGCAACTTTAAAGGAGAACTCTTTGGATGTTATAGTATTCATTTTAAACAATTCTGAATATGGAATCATAAGACAGTGGCAGGAAGATTTCTATGATATGGATGCCTATCAGATTGACTTGGAAAATCCTGACTTTACAAAACTGACGGCATCTTATGGAATTGATGCTGTTCAAATCAACACACTATCTGACCTTGAATACTTTTTAAAAAAAGATTTGAAAGGCCCATTGATTGTTGAAGTCATGGTTGACAGAGAAAATATTCCTCTTCCTAACTAAATTTTTACTTTACATTTACTTTTTTTCAATTCTTTTAAAATTTTTATTTTCATTTAAATTTTCTATTAATGGCTTTATTTTGTATTAAGTAAATAATATTGACTTATTTTAACAATTAAATTTATATAAGGTTTAATATAATCTAATAAACAACAATTAATGGTTAATGGTGGTGAAAATATAAAAAATAGTGATGAAAATTATCGGATGAAATATCCGTTGGATGTGCTTAACAAAAGACAATTTGGGTATTTGGGCGATATTGCACATAAATATTATAATTTTCCAGGAAAATATGATTCTCCATGTTTTAATGAATATCCTAGTGTAAATGGTTCTGCATTAAGAACAGATACATCATATTTTATTGTAATGGAAGATGGTCAAAAAAGAATAATGAATGTTGAGGATGAAAGTGGCAATGTTAACAAAAAGGTTCTCAGAAAGATTGCAAAATATCGTGATAATATGAGATATACATTTAAATGTCCTGTCAACTCAGCAATAAAAACATCTAAATCATTAGAAAACTGTTTAACATGTTTAAAGTTATCAGAAACAGATATCATTACGCCTATATTCAGACCTATTGTACTGGTTGATTCGAGAGAAATTTTAAATAATATTTTGGACAGAATAGAAAATAATTATACCTTCACTGAAATTGAAGCATTTGAAATTTTGGATGTTGTTAGGATGTTTGAAAACAACAATCATGAAATGCTTGAAAAAATTTGTTATGCATTGCCTAAAATTAATATAGATTCTACAGAATTTTTTAAACTCGAATTGATTTTTGGGATGAGATGTGTAATTCATAAATATGCAAAGACAGTTGAGGATATTAAACGATTAGGGGAGGTGATTGGTTTGCCTAATACGAAGACTGCTCGTCAGTTTTTTGAGGATAAACTGTTTAATGAGGGTAAGGCTGAAGGTTTTTCGGAAGGTCGTACTGGGGGTCATTTAGAGATGGCTGTTAAGTTTGTTGAGAAATTTGGTGTTGATGCAGTTGCTGATGCCAGTGGTTTTTCTCGTGATGAAATTTTAAAACATTCTAAGAAATAAATTTCAAAGCAAATTTCTTCACAGTTTCTTCATCAAATTCTTCATCATTCAAAGGACACCAGTAATATTCCTTATTAATTTTTAAAATAAAGCAGACAGGTTTCAAATCAACGGATGTTAATTTACCTAACATTATTTTTTGACTTTCGCGAAAAGCAAAGTAAATTGTTTTATTAGGGTTTATTTCAATGGATTTGAATAGTATCTCATCAATATTTTCTATTTCAAATATATCATTAATTGCCTTTTCGAAGTTATCCATTTAAAACACCCTTGATCAATTCGCGAATTTCTTTTTTCAAAATCAGTTTTATGGTGGGAATGATTAGTTTTAAAAGATAAATGTCAATGTTCATTTGTCCTTTAAAATTCAATACTTCTCCATTGAATGATGGCTCGGCACTTAAACGAGAATTTGGAAGTATTCCTGTAAGAATTGAGGATATTGCCCAAACATATCCAATGTATTCTCCTGTTTTGGCGAAATTTGAAAAGCCTATTACAAGATGATTTTCCAATCTGTTGATGTTTATTGCATTCATGGCATCTTTCAGGAATGTTTTCAAATCATTAAAGCAGGGTTTGGCTAGTTCATATAACTTTTTAAAATCTCTTTTTTTATCTTTTTCGCCAGATTTATCATCTTTATTATCATCTGACTTTAGATTATATGTATAGACAGTTAATTTTTTTAAAATAAGAATTTTTACACATCCATCATATTCATCATTTATTTTCAGCCATTTAACTGTCAATCTAATGCCTAAAAGTAAAAAAATGAAAATGAGTATGATGATTAATAATATAATCATCAATAGGATGTTTAACATAAAATATTAGTCCTATTCTTTTTCTTTTTCTTCTTTTTCGTTTTCATCATAGGTTGTAAATTCAGGTTCAATAAACTCTTCTTCGTTTACATATTCACCTTCATTCATTGTTCCCATGTAGCCTTTAACCAAATCAGTAATAATCAATCCCAAATCAGATAATGCTTTGTTGGTCTCGGTTCCTTTACTTAAGTCAAGTACACGTACTCCTTCAGCATCATTTCCTTTTTTAGGAATCATAACCATGGAAATTGGTTCTACACCTGCTGCTGCACCTGCAACATCATTTCCTTCGTTTCCTAAAAGGCTTTCACCAGCACCAAAACCTACACCCATTCTCATTACTGGAATAAGTATTTTATCTTCGGTTTCAATTGGTGAACCAATTACATTGTCAACATTAATGAGTTTACGTAATTCTTCAACAGTTGTTTTTATATTTTCAGCCATAATGTCACATCCTAAATTATTATTAGATATGGTAGTTGTATTTAAAATACTTTGTTAAATTGAAAACTGAAAATATGTATGATGATGTTTTGGTTATCAATTAAAAAAAGGAAAAATGGGTAGAATCATAAGTATGATTCTGTAATTGATGCAACACCCGCACCAGCATCGTCAATTGCACCTAAACCTTTTAAGGTCATTCCAATAGCTGCAAAGGTTTGTACTAATTCTTTGTATGAGATGCATCCCATGTGTCCTATTCTGAAGACGTTTCCTTTTAAGTGGTCTTGTCCTCCAGCTAATTCCACACCGTATTTGTCACGGGTTGTTCCTCTAAAGTCAGCATCTGTAACTCCTTCAGGTATTTTTACTGCAGTTACGGTTGCAGAGGATACTGCTTCGTCTGCGAATAATTCTAAACCTAATGCTTTAACTGCGGCAACACTGGCTTTAGCTGCTTTGTGGTGACGTGCAACCCTGTTTTCTAATCCTTCTTCCATAACTATTTTTAAAGCTTCATTCATTGCATAGGTTAATGAAACTGATGGGGTATAAGGAGTTTCAGGAGGGTTTTTGTCTCCGCTTTTTCTTGCAGCTTTCAAGTCTAAATAGAATGTGTTGGTTTCAACGTTGTCGACTGCTTTCCATGCATCGTCGCTTAAGGTGATTGCGGCCATTCCAGGAGGTGCAGCTAAACATTTTTGTGATCCGGTTACACAAACGTCAATGCCGAACTTTTCAACATCTACATGGTCTCCTCCAAGTGATGATACAGTATCTACAATGTATAATGCATCATAGTTTTTCATTACTTTACCGATTTCTTCGATTGGTGCTGCTACACCAGTGGAAGTTTCATTGTGTACAACGGTTATTGCTTTAATATCTTCATCTGCATCTAATGCTTCTTCAATTTGTTTTGGTGTTACTGCAGTTCCCCATTTGACTGCTAATTCCTGTGCATCAATTCCATGAGTTTGAGCTATTTTCATGAAACGTTCACCGAATTTTCCACCTACAACATTTAATATTTTTTCACCAGGTGCAACGGTATTTGCAACAGCGGTTTCCATTGCAGCAGTACCGGATCCAGTTAATAAATAAGATTTATTTGGGGTTTGGAAAACTTTACTCATTAATTCTGTAGTTTCAGTCAAGATTTCTCCATATTTTGCTCCTCTGTGATTTACAACAGCTTTTGACATTGCAGCTAAGACTCTAGGGTCTACTGTTGTTGGACCTGGAAGCATTAATAAAATATCATCCATTGATTTTCCTCCATTAAACAAAAAAAGATTTAGCATTTCTAAATCTAATTAAATATTTGATTTTTATACTTTTTAAATATTTAGTTGGCAATTTAAGTTCCGTTTAGATTGTACATTTTTGTGCTAATATTACTTTAAATAATATATTATACTATATAATTAGTTATGGAGTTCAGCGGTGAAGAATTAACATTTAAACGCATTTTTAATTATATTTTTGGTTTGTTTTTAATAACATTGGGAGTTGCCTTTTCAATCAAGTCTGATTTGGGCTCAGCTCCTGTAAGTTCGATACCTTATGCGATGAACCTGATTTGGGCAATTGAAATTGGTGTTGCAACATTTATATTTCATGCCTTTCTGGTAGCTATTGAACTTTTGCTTTTAAGGAGAGATTTTAAGCCAAAACATTTTCTGCAGGTGTTTGTGGGTGTATTGTTTGGTGCATTTACAAGCTTTTCAGTCTCATTGATGTATTTCATACCTTCTGCAGATTCACTTTGGGTAGCATTGATTATGAGTTTGCTCTCAATATTTTTCATTGCTTTAGGATTGTTTTTCTATGTTCCAACCAATATTGTCCCTCTATCTGTTGAAGGTGTTACGCAGGCAATTGCAATTGTAACAAAAAGACCATTTTCATTAATCAAGATATGCTTTGATGTAACAATTGTTGCCTCCGCTTTGATTTTGAGCTATGTATTTCTTGGAAACTTCGGTAGCGTCGGTATCGGAACGATTCTTGGAGCGCTCTTCATTGGACCAACGGTCAAATTAATCCATAAAATAAATCATATAATAACAGGCGAGCACGTTAATCTAAAGAAGATGTAAAATCAGTATAAGTCCTCCAGTGAATATTCATTCACCTCTTTTGTTTTGAAGTGGCCTGCAGTGGCTAGCTTGTACCTGCCGACATCAAAGAGGTTAAACTTGATGTTGTGGATATCATTTTTAAGTCGGATTTCACTGTCAATCACTATTTCAAAGTCACTTAATTCCAAGCGAAATCCCAAACCACAATATTTCATATAGCTTTCCTTTAAAACCCAATATTTAAAAAATTCATTTGAGGGATTTTTTGACCTTTTGATGTTTTCATATTCGCTGTTGAAGAAATAATTTTTGGCTATGTTTAAATCAATTTGGGGGTCATTGAATTCGATATCGCAACCTATTTCTGCATCGGATACTGCACATGAAACCATATTTTTTGAATGGCTTATATTAAAATAAATATTTTCATAGTTTGAGATGTATGTTTTGCCGAATTTGTGGGTTTCAAAATTAGGATTCACTATACCTTCTTCAGCAAGCATTTTTTCAGCTAAAAGATAAGCTCCGCAGCTGAGCCTTTTGTCCTTGTTAAATCTATAAAAGTCAATTTTTTCCTTTCTTTTTGCAGAAACCAATGGATATGCCTTATTCAGGTCAAGGTTTTCTACATTACAATAAGCTATTTTAATCATGTCTGTCATTATTTTGTTTAAATAAGTATATAAATTTATTTTTTTAATCTTTTTATTCAATATAATTTCTTTAAAACATTATTTGGTTTAATTATGAATATATTTAAATATTTTAATGGATATATAGTTATTAGATGATTAAGAGAATTTGTTTTTTTGTTTTAGGATTATTTATAATGGCTTTTGGTGTTGCATTTTCCATAAAATCAACATTTGGAACAACTCCTATAAGTTCCATCGCTTATTCTCTCACATTATGTGCTAATATTGATATTGGAATTACTACTGTAATTTTTAATGCTGCTTTAGTTTTTATTCAGATGATAATTTTAAGGTCTGAATTTAAGCCAAAACGATTACTGCAGTTTATTAATTGTTTTTTATTTGGATATTTCACTGATTTAACTTTATACATTGTGTATTCACTAAATATTCCTGATAATATAATAATAAATTTAATTTTGATTTTTGTCAGTATATTTATGATAGCTTTGGGAATATTTATCTATATGCCTGCCAATATTGCGCCTTTGCCTGGTGAGGGTTGTGTTGAATCTGTAGCTATTGTAACAAATTGGAGATTTTCTTCAATTAAAATAGCTTTTGATACTATTATGGTGGTTATTTCAGTACTTATGTGCTATTTCTTTTATACAACCCCTTGGGGAAGTGTAAATATTGGAACCATTATTTCTGCAGTTTTGGTTGGCTATACTTTAAGACAAATTGCAAAATTATATAATCATATTGCAGGTAAAGATATTAATATTGTTAACAAATGAGGTTTTAACATGGAATTTGGTGAGTGGAATATATATTATAAAGAAATTCTTGATGATTTTGGATTTTCCCGTGAAGATGATGAAAAATGCGGCCAATTATTGGATGAAATTTTGGCTGAAGAGGGATGTTTGACACTTGAAGATTTAAGTAAAATTGTTGGATTTTCAGACAAGTTCATTGTCTTTGGTGCCGGACCGTCAGTTAAAGATCATATCAAATTATTAAAAGAAAAATATGATTTGAAGGATTATGTTCTTGTTGCTGCTGATGGTGCTACAACTGCAATGATTGAAGAAAAACTTGCACCGGATATAGTTGTAACTGATTTGGATGGTAATCTTGATGATATTTTGATTGCTAACTTGAAGGGGGCTAATATCGTTGTGCATGCTCATGGTGATAATGCAGATAAAATTGTTAATGTTACTTCCTTTTTCACTAATGTGCTGGGAACCACTCAGGCTCAGCCAGTAGGTAATGTATACAACTTTGGAGGATTCACTGATGGTGATAGGGCAATATTTTTGGCTGTGGCATTGAATGCATCTGAAATTACTCTTGCAGGAATGGATTTTGGGGATATTGTAACCAAATACTCAAGACCTAATTTGCCAACAGTCACAGGACCTGCTGATGAAATTAAACGTAAAAAACTGCAATATGCAGAAAAATTAACAAAATGGATAATTGAAAATGAAAATGTTGACATAATCAACTTAAAAGAATAATTATTTTTAATAGTTAAATACAAATTAGATACTATGGGAATTGAAGATATATTAATGCATGATGAAAGTCTTTTTCAAAATATTAATGCATTTGATCCGGATTACCTGCCTCCAAACTATAATTTTAGAGATACTCAGATGGAAGCAATGGCAATGGCAATAAGGCCGGCCATGCGTGGAGGACAGCCATCAAGTGCAGTGGTACTTGGATCACCTGCAACAGGAAAAACAACAGCAATCAAAAAGGTATACGAACTTGTTGAAAAAAACACTGAAAAAGTGGTTTGTGTTTACATTAACTGTCAGTTGCATACCACAAGGTTTGGAATCATATCCCAAGTTCACAAAAAGATTTTCGGATTTCTACCTCCGGAAACGGGAGTTCCATTTGCAAGGATATATGAAAAAATCATGTTGGAGCTTCAAAAAAATTCACAATCATTGATATTGGCATTGGATGATGTTAATTACCTATTCCAGAGCAATAATGCCAACAAATTATTTTATGATATCTTAAGAGCATATGAGGAATATCCTGGTGTAAAAACCGCAATCTTTGCAATATTGTCTGATTTGGAATTCAAATATGCTTTCGATAAAAATGTAAATACTGTCTTCATTCCGCAGGAAATTACATTCCCTCCTTATTCTTACTCAGAAATTGAAAATATTTTAAAAGACCGTGTCAATGCTGGTTTTTATCCGGGTGTTTTGGATGATGATATTTTAGAACAAATCGCAACATTTACATTTGACAATGGGGACTTGAGAACTGGAATAAACCTTTTGAGAAGCTGCGGTAACATCGCAGAAGCTGATGCATCACGCGAAATAACTCAAAAACATTTTGATGAAGCTATTGATTCACTGGTTTCAGTTAATGTTTCTCAATTGTTGGCTTCCCTCACAGATATTGAAAGAAGTTTGCTTGAACTGATTATAGACAGTGAGGATAACATATTGGCTGGTGATTTGGGTGAAGCATTCCGTGAAAAAGAAAAAGTTAGCTATTCATCTTATAACAGGACTCTTGATAAATTAGAATTTTTAAGGTTAATTGATACAAAATATACAGGATCAGGGGTTAGGGGTAATTCACGTGAAGTTATCCTTCGTTTCAACCCTGATGATTTTGATATTTAACCTGTATATTTTTAACGGAAGTTAGTTTTGTATTTAAAATTAGATTAATTGCAAGATAACGCCCTTGCACTCATAGTTTTAAGGGTTTGGTATTTTAATCTAATTGTACTTATTTTCCCATTATAAAAGATATGGGTTTTGTGCTGTTACAACAGAAAGCACAGATAAAAGTAACACTACAAATACAGTGAGCGTTACCATGCAAGTATTAATGTCGATATTTGAATATGCAATTTCATCAACTATTGAAGTTTTTTTCCTTAAATCTGCTCTTTTTACAGTATCTTTATTTTTAAACATAATAATCACATCACTATATTTAAGTTGTTTGGTATCCATATATAAGCAAAGAGCGAGAGAGCATTTGACAAGTAATATTTCAAAGGTAAAATTATGAAGAAATTTGAATATTTTGACGTTACAGCAGATATAGGCTTTTATGCATTTGGCAAAAATTTAAATGAGGCTTTTGAAAATGCCGGCCTTGCAATATTTAACATCATATCAAATACAGATAATATCAATCCACAAAAATCCATAGAATTTGAAATAACCTCTGAAGATGAAGTGTCTTTATTGTACGACTATCTGGAGGAATTATTGTTTTATCATGAAGTTGAATTCATGCTATTTTCGGAGTTTATCATTGAAATAGAAAAAACTGATGATGATTATCATCTCAAGGCAATAATTAAAGGTGAAGATATTAACTGGGACAAGCATGAACGTGACTGTGAAATTAA containing:
- a CDS encoding ORC1-type DNA replication protein; the encoded protein is MGIEDILMHDESLFQNINAFDPDYLPPNYNFRDTQMEAMAMAIRPAMRGGQPSSAVVLGSPATGKTTAIKKVYELVEKNTEKVVCVYINCQLHTTRFGIISQVHKKIFGFLPPETGVPFARIYEKIMLELQKNSQSLILALDDVNYLFQSNNANKLFYDILRAYEEYPGVKTAIFAILSDLEFKYAFDKNVNTVFIPQEITFPPYSYSEIENILKDRVNAGFYPGVLDDDILEQIATFTFDNGDLRTGINLLRSCGNIAEADASREITQKHFDEAIDSLVSVNVSQLLASLTDIERSLLELIIDSEDNILAGDLGEAFREKEKVSYSSYNRTLDKLEFLRLIDTKYTGSGVRGNSREVILRFNPDDFDI
- a CDS encoding deoxyuridine 5'-triphosphate nucleotidohydrolase, producing the protein MLGEDELVKVFPDFADLVQPSGIDLELDKIFKQTSEGSLIDNEKNLPQLEEIKGPIYTLKPHTAYLASIKRKVKIPKGYTMLYLPRSTLLRSFISVQTAVGDPGFYGTLMFMIYNHGDFEYKIKSGDRIAQAVVFEVKGSGEYDGSYQEDE
- a CDS encoding DUF2953 domain-containing protein — protein: MTVKWLKINDEYDGCVKILILKKLTVYTYNLKSDDNKDDKSGEKDKKRDFKKLYELAKPCFNDLKTFLKDAMNAININRLENHLVIGFSNFAKTGEYIGYVWAISSILTGILPNSRLSAEPSFNGEVLNFKGQMNIDIYLLKLIIPTIKLILKKEIRELIKGVLNG
- a CDS encoding thiamine pyrophosphate-binding protein, which gives rise to MQVAERLVEILEENGITHIFGIPGEQIMPMYRALSKSKINHILTKHEQAAAHAADAFTRTSDAVGVCMATAGPGALNLVMGVAAAYKDNIPMLVLTGDNDLNIRDTDAFQSFNLRDIFSNITHENYSPLNGTEAVYALKAALYGLKNNPKGPIHINLSRDVLLSEEFQDFDLCYLCESDMSSLDAAQELILKAKKPLFVLGAGAISQAENIKMLAEMYQIPVATTYNGRGIIPEDNPINLGLVGIRATPRAKYAIDESDCVIALGSIASERTFPVLDEDKFIHVNINKDVLKGKYQIQGNVEEVIMTLEFNKVDWIDELLKIDNSMIIEGIEDDLKPQAAIKIILKTFEDNIIVADAGSHTTWTTLLYNAKKPNHFLFPAATAPMGYGLPAGIGAAIATDEKIIVINGDGDFQMNLQELATLKENSLDVIVFILNNSEYGIIRQWQEDFYDMDAYQIDLENPDFTKLTASYGIDAVQINTLSDLEYFLKKDLKGPLIVEVMVDRENIPLPN
- a CDS encoding 4'-phosphopantetheinyl transferase superfamily protein, with translation MTDMIKIAYCNVENLDLNKAYPLVSAKRKEKIDFYRFNKDKRLSCGAYLLAEKMLAEEGIVNPNFETHKFGKTYISNYENIYFNISHSKNMVSCAVSDAEIGCDIEFNDPQIDLNIAKNYFFNSEYENIKRSKNPSNEFFKYWVLKESYMKYCGLGFRLELSDFEIVIDSEIRLKNDIHNIKFNLFDVGRYKLATAGHFKTKEVNEYSLEDLY
- a CDS encoding 6-hydroxymethylpterin diphosphokinase MptE-like protein encodes the protein MEFGEWNIYYKEILDDFGFSREDDEKCGQLLDEILAEEGCLTLEDLSKIVGFSDKFIVFGAGPSVKDHIKLLKEKYDLKDYVLVAADGATTAMIEEKLAPDIVVTDLDGNLDDILIANLKGANIVVHAHGDNADKIVNVTSFFTNVLGTTQAQPVGNVYNFGGFTDGDRAIFLAVALNASEITLAGMDFGDIVTKYSRPNLPTVTGPADEIKRKKLQYAEKLTKWIIENENVDIINLKE
- a CDS encoding alanine--glyoxylate aminotransferase family protein; translation: MDDILLMLPGPTTVDPRVLAAMSKAVVNHRGAKYGEILTETTELMSKVFQTPNKSYLLTGSGTAAMETAVANTVAPGEKILNVVGGKFGERFMKIAQTHGIDAQELAVKWGTAVTPKQIEEALDADEDIKAITVVHNETSTGVAAPIEEIGKVMKNYDALYIVDTVSSLGGDHVDVEKFGIDVCVTGSQKCLAAPPGMAAITLSDDAWKAVDNVETNTFYLDLKAARKSGDKNPPETPYTPSVSLTYAMNEALKIVMEEGLENRVARHHKAAKASVAAVKALGLELFADEAVSSATVTAVKIPEGVTDADFRGTTRDKYGVELAGGQDHLKGNVFRIGHMGCISYKELVQTFAAIGMTLKGLGAIDDAGAGVASITESYL
- a CDS encoding archease translates to MKKFEYFDVTADIGFYAFGKNLNEAFENAGLAIFNIISNTDNINPQKSIEFEITSEDEVSLLYDYLEELLFYHEVEFMLFSEFIIEIEKTDDDYHLKAIIKGEDINWDKHERDCEIKAITFHQMEVNMSDDVWLKAIVDL
- a CDS encoding YitT family protein, whose amino-acid sequence is MEFSGEELTFKRIFNYIFGLFLITLGVAFSIKSDLGSAPVSSIPYAMNLIWAIEIGVATFIFHAFLVAIELLLLRRDFKPKHFLQVFVGVLFGAFTSFSVSLMYFIPSADSLWVALIMSLLSIFFIALGLFFYVPTNIVPLSVEGVTQAIAIVTKRPFSLIKICFDVTIVASALILSYVFLGNFGSVGIGTILGALFIGPTVKLIHKINHIITGEHVNLKKM
- a CDS encoding YitT family protein, with the translated sequence MIKRICFFVLGLFIMAFGVAFSIKSTFGTTPISSIAYSLTLCANIDIGITTVIFNAALVFIQMIILRSEFKPKRLLQFINCFLFGYFTDLTLYIVYSLNIPDNIIINLILIFVSIFMIALGIFIYMPANIAPLPGEGCVESVAIVTNWRFSSIKIAFDTIMVVISVLMCYFFYTTPWGSVNIGTIISAVLVGYTLRQIAKLYNHIAGKDINIVNK
- a CDS encoding GerW family sporulation protein, with the protein product MAENIKTTVEELRKLINVDNVIGSPIETEDKILIPVMRMGVGFGAGESLLGNEGNDVAGAAAGVEPISMVMIPKKGNDAEGVRVLDLSKGTETNKALSDLGLIITDLVKGYMGTMNEGEYVNEEEFIEPEFTTYDENEKEEKEKE